The following proteins are encoded in a genomic region of SAR324 cluster bacterium:
- a CDS encoding class II aldolase/adducin family protein translates to MIERQQEKSKKNFVLVHHLGALHSLVEGVWNHISYDDPLHPKTVFMTPGHVHWDLVNLNNIVVFDKETESFVGEARPLKAASYFHTPVHKHLDTHKCVFHIHTPSITTVATRTDFVFEPRLTQHSCCFMDSYGYFNEYDSISEELNIQRLVEAFENKNVLFLKNHGALVSGNCIEEAFMSTYMLNIACSFHLSVFGSNNSFDLIPIQKAKAMKDFFYDGLYKKHFDGFLTHLHSL, encoded by the coding sequence ATGATCGAAAGGCAACAAGAAAAGTCCAAAAAGAATTTTGTTTTAGTTCATCACTTAGGTGCTCTCCACTCACTTGTCGAGGGAGTTTGGAATCACATCAGCTACGATGACCCACTTCATCCTAAGACTGTCTTTATGACACCGGGCCACGTTCATTGGGATCTTGTTAACTTAAACAATATCGTAGTTTTTGATAAAGAAACCGAATCATTTGTTGGTGAAGCCAGGCCATTGAAAGCTGCTTCTTATTTTCATACTCCAGTTCACAAGCACTTGGATACTCACAAGTGTGTTTTCCATATTCATACCCCGTCCATTACTACAGTTGCCACCCGAACTGATTTTGTGTTTGAACCACGATTAACTCAGCATTCATGCTGCTTCATGGATTCATATGGCTATTTCAATGAATATGATTCAATTTCGGAAGAGCTAAACATACAAAGACTTGTTGAGGCTTTTGAGAATAAAAACGTTCTATTTCTCAAAAATCATGGCGCACTAGTATCTGGAAATTGTATTGAAGAAGCTTTTATGTCAACTTATATGCTAAATATTGCTTGCTCTTTCCATCTGTCAGTCTTTGGAAGCAACAATAGTTTTGATCTGATCCCAATTCAAAAAGCAAAAGCCATGAAGGATTTCTTCTATGATGGCTTGTACAAAAAACATTTTGATGGATTTCTGACTCACTTACACTCCCTTTAG